A genome region from Populus alba chromosome 3, ASM523922v2, whole genome shotgun sequence includes the following:
- the LOC118028584 gene encoding probable xyloglucan galactosyltransferase GT19 yields the protein MACKTISFFFFCFLFISIDSISSQRLSDTETDCSKRWIHIRRLPSRFNLDLLTNCSEYPLFDDFCPYLANHGLGPKTHNKSQSWYRSNPLLLELIFHRRMLEYPCLTSDPSQANAIYLPYYAAIDSLRYLYGPGVNNSMEHGLELYDYLQDNEGWIWSRNHGADHFLVMSRPALDFSQSVDVNPPIWGTSFLELPEFYNLTVLIVEGRAWPWQEQAVPYLTSFHPPILGLLESWIKRVRASKRTTLLLFAGGGGVGSSPNIRRSIRNECENSSLSNSSDVYVNNGGGHDYSKMRKVCDIVDCSNGVCEHDPVRYMRPMLRATFCLQPPGDTPTRRSTFDGIIAGCIPVFFEEQSAKSQYGWHLPEEMYRDFAVFMPKEDIVFKGLRILDVLMGIPRDEVRRMRERVIELIPRVVYRKHGSSLDLRARKDAFDIAVEGALRRIHSRLKARDFDQ from the coding sequence ATGGCCTGCAAaaccatttctttcttcttcttttgcttccTTTTCATCTCCATTGATTCAATCTCTTCTCAACGATTATCAGACACAGAAACAGACTGCAGTAAGCGTTGGATCCACATCAGACGGTTACCATCAAGGTTCAATCTTGATCTCCTTACAAACTGTTCTGAATACCCACTTTTTGATGACTTCTGCCCTTACCTAGCAAACCATGGTTTAGGCCCCAAAACACACAATAAGTCTCAATCTTGGTACCGTTCAAACCCATTATTGTTGGAACTTATCTTCCATCGTAGGATGCTTGAATACCCATGTTTAACATCAGATCCCAGTCAAGCCAATGCCATTTACTTACCTTACTATGCAGCAATTGATTCTTTGAGGTATCTTTATGGTCCTGGTGTTAATAACAGCATGGAGCATGGGCTTGAATTGTATGATTATTTGCAAGACAATGAAGGTTGGATATGGTCAAGGAATCATGGGGCTGATCATTTCTTGGTCATGTCAAGGCCTGCTTTGGATTTCTCTCAATCTGTAGATGTTAATCCTCCTATTTGGGGTACTTCGTTTCTTGAATTGCCAGAGTTTTATAATCTCACTGTTTTGATTGTTGAAGGAAGGGCCTGGCCTTGGCAAGAACAGGCCGTGCCCTATTTGACATCGTTTCATCCCCCAATTTTAGGACTACTTGAGTCTTGGATTAAACGTGTCAGGGCTTCAAAGAGGACCACTCTGTTGCTGTTTGCAGGTGGAGGTGGTGTTGGTTCCTCACCGAATATCAGGAGGAGTATCAGGAATGAATGTGAAAACAGCAGCTTAAGTAATAGCAGCGACGTTTATGTTAATAATGGTGGAGGGCACGATTACTCCAAGATGAGGAAAGTTTGTGATATTGTGGATTGCTCTAATGGGGTATGTGAGCATGACCCAGTAAGGTACATGAGGCCAATGTTACGAGCAACATTTTGTTTGCAGCCTCCAGGGGATACACCAACTAGGAGGTCAACTTTTGATGGGATTATTGCAGGGTGTATACCAGTTTTCTTTGAAGAACAATCCGCAAAGTCACAATATGGATGGCATTTGCCAGAGGAGATGTATAGAGATTTTGCTGTTTTTATGCCAAAGGAGGATATTGTGTTTAAAGGGTTGAGGATTTTGGATGTGTTGATGGGGATACCAAGAGATGAAGTCCGGAGGATGAGGGAGAGAGTTATAGAATTGATACCACGAGTTGTGTACAGGAAGCATGGGAGTTCATTGGATTTAAGAGCTAGAAAGGATGCATTTGACATAGCTGTTGAAGGTGCTTTGCGGAGGATCCATTCTAGGCTAAAAGCAAGGGACTTTGATCAATGA
- the LOC118028583 gene encoding probable trehalose-phosphate phosphatase F: MDFESNHSSPVLADPASINSSRLGIYSNLLPYSPPGGSLSSSKYTRKKPGKLDEVCSSGWLDAMKSSSPPRKKLFKDGSDTAYSSWMFKHPSALNSFEEIAKFAKNKKIAMFLDYDGTLSPIVDDPDNAFMSDDMRSIVKNIAKYFPTAIISGRSRYKVYQLVGLTELYYAGSHGMDILGPVGKASMSNDHPNYTESTTDQQGKEGNLFQPAREFIPMIDEVFRTLVENTKGIEGAKVENHKFCVSVHFRNVDEENWQPIAQCVQDILDKYPRLRRTHGRKVLEVRPMIDWNKGKAVEFLLECLGLSNRDDVLPIYIGDDLSDEDAFKVLREGNRGYGILVSSRPKETSAVYSLKDPIEVMKFLNSLVTWKKVEEGGCILNNRRTI, encoded by the exons ATGGATTTCGAGTCAAATCATTCTTCTCCTGTTCTCGCTGACCCTGCATCGATAAACAGTTCAAGGCTCGGTATCTATTCTAATCTGTTGCCTTACTCACCACCAGGAGGATCACTCTCCTCTAGCAAGTATACTAGGAAAAAGCCAGGGAAGCTAGACGAAGTCTGCTCGAGTGGATGGCTGGATGCCATGAAATCTTCATCACCCCCTCGGAAGAAGCTCTTTAAGGATGGTTCTGACACCGCTTACAGTTCCTGGATG TTCAAGCATCCATCAGCACTCAATTCATTTGAGGAAATTGCAAAGTTTGCTAAAAACAAGAAGATAGCAATGTTTCTAGACTATGATGGGACTCTTTCTCCAATTGTAGATGACCCGGATAATGCGTTTATGTCTGATGAT ATGCGTTCTATTGTAAAAAACATTGCGAAGTATTTCCCAACGGCGATTATTAGTGGAAGAAGTCGTTACAAG GTTTATCAGCTGGTAGGACTAACAGAACTATATTATGCTGGTAGTCATGGGATGGACATTTTGGGCCCTGTAGGAAAAGCATCAATGTCCAATGATCATCCAAACTATACTGAATCTACTACTGACCAACAG GGCAAGGAGGGGAATCTGTTCCAGCCTGCTAGAGAATTTATACCTATGATCGATGAG GTTTTTAGAACCCTTGTCGAGAATACTAAGGGAATCGAGGGTGCAAAGGTCGAGAATCACAAATTTTGCGTCTCTGTGCATTTCCGAAATGTAGACGAGGAG AACTGGCAACCTATTGCACAATGTGTTCAGGATATTCTAGATAAGTATCCTCGTTTGCGGAGAACTCATGGACGGAAG GTTTTAGAGGTCCGTCCAATGATTGACTGGAATAAAGGGAAGGCAGTTGAATTCCTGCTTGAATGTCTAG GGCTAAGTAACAGAGACGACGTGCTCCCAATTTATATCGGCGATGATCTGTCAGATGAGGATGCGTTCAAG GTGCTTCGGGAGGGGAATCGAGGTTATGGAATTCTCGTATCATCTAGACCCAAAGAAACCAGTGCAGTTTACTCTCTCAAAGATCCAATTGAG